In Hoplias malabaricus isolate fHopMal1 chromosome 6, fHopMal1.hap1, whole genome shotgun sequence, a single window of DNA contains:
- the rab5aa gene encoding RAB5A, member RAS oncogene family, a: MASRGGATRPNGPNTGNKICQFKLVLLGESAVGKSSLVLRFVKGQFHEFQESTIGAAFLTQTVCLDDTTVKFEIWDTAGQERYHSLAPMYYRGAQAAIVVYDITNEESFARAKNWVKELQRQASPNIVIALSGNKADLANKRAVDFQDAQSYADDNSLLFMETSAKTSMNVNEIFMAIAKRLPKSEPQASGTNSGRSRGVDLTETAPPAKAPCCSN; the protein is encoded by the exons ATGGCCAGTCGGGGAGGAGCGACCCGGCCCAACGGGCCCAACACGGGCAATAAGATCTGCCAGTTTAAACTGGTCTTGCTGGGAGAGTCAGCTGTGGGCAAGTCCAGTCTTGTGCTTCGTTTCGTCAAAGGCCAGTTCCATGAGTTTCAAGAGAGCACAATAGGAG CGGCCTTCTTGACGCAGACAGTGTGTTTGGATGACACAACAGTAAAGTTTGAGATCTGGGACACAGCTGGACAGGAGCGCTACCACAGCCTGGCTCCTATGTATTACAGAGGCGCCCAAGCTGCCATTGTGGTCTATGACATCACCAATGAA GAGTCATTTGCAAGAGCAAAGAATTGGGTGAAGGAGCTCCAAAGGCAAGCCAGCCCAAACATTGTCATTGCTCTCTCTGGAAACAAAGCTGACCTTGCTAACAAAAGAGCAGTTGACTTCCAG GATGCCCAGTCTTATGCAGATGATAACAGTTTGCTGTTCATGGagacatcagcaaaaacatCCATGAATGTGAATGAGATTTTCATGGCCATTG CTAAAAGATTGCCTAAGAGTGAGCCCCAGGCATCTGGAACCAATAGTGGGCGAAGTAGGGGCGTGGACCTAACTGAGACAGCCCCACCTGCCAAGGCCCCCTGCTGCAGCAACTAG